A region of the Nitrospirota bacterium genome:
TATCGGTAAGGACGTTACCGGCATCGTAATCCACGGAAAAGGAGACAAGGACGTTGCAGGAGCGGAACTGAAAATCGCATATAAAAACCTCAAAACAGCTAAAACAACACCCGCTGAGATAAAAATAACGGACAGGGGCAACGGCCTCTACATTGTTTCAGGCCTTGACCTTGAAAGAGACGGCCGCTGGGAGCTCCTAATTACCGTAAAGAAGGGCTCCCTTGAGGATAGTGTGAGCTTCATCTTCCCCGATGCCTTGAAGAAACGTTATCCCAAAGGCAGGTACTCACCCTGAAAAGCCCTGCCGCTTCTTCTCGGACAGGGACATCAGAAAGGCTCGACCGCATCATCAAGCTGCATTTGATGAGAGGCAAGGGTTTGTTTCTGTACTTGAGAGGGGAGCAGAAAATCGACGCCTAAGTAATTCTAAGGGAAAGCTACAGATAAATCCTGGGCGGGGGATGAGGCTTTCTACATATAAGACGCAGAAATACTTTGAACCTTTGGCCTGCAAGGCAACAGTCAGTTAGTGTCCCTATTTAATTTCGCCAGTGAATGGCTTAAAGGGCAAGATGAGTCTGGCTCTCAATGAATGAAGGCATTTCGTCCCATGTGCGGCCCTTAAAGGTTCTACCTGTTTCCTTCTTTCTCACACCGCCCCACTGCTTAAAGAAGAAAGGTGTGCTTTGACTGATGCAGTGCCTGTGGATGGATTTAACCCAGCGTTCCTGCATCGGCCTCGCTCCCGGGCCTGATTCCCCGCCAACTATTATCCAGTCTATTTTCTTGAGATTTAGTGCGGGGAAGTCCGAGAGCAGGGGTTCCAAGGAAAGGAACTTCACTCTGGCCCGAACAGTGCATAGGTCTTCGACCCTGCTTAAGTGGCGGTTGGATTCAACCGTAACCCCCATCCATATGTTTGGAGTCCATTCAAGTCTGTCAGCCAGCTGCGCGAGCCTGACCGAGCGCTTAGTGACTATCTGGTAGATATGTTGGTCTGTCTTATTCATTGTTCTGAAAACGTCCTTAATAAAAGAGAGCGGAACGTCTTTATGGAAGAGGTCGCTCATTGAATTGACAAATATGAGCCTAGGCTTCTTCCATTTGAGGGGTGACTCAACGAGGTCCTGATGAAGTGTTACCTTGAAACCATTTCTATAGCGTCTATTCCCAGCACCGTGCAGACGCCGGGCCATGCGCTCTGCATAGCAGTGCATGCATCCCTCGCTGAACTTTGTGCACCCTGTCACCGGGTTCCATGTTGTCCCTGTCCATTCTATGCGAGAGGATTGTGCCATAATCTATATTATCATCAATTGGAAAATTTAAAAAAGCTCTCCTTGGTCAGAGCTATACTTAATAGACTCTTTCCAGTATTTCATACCTAATTGATGCCTACTGAAAAAAGCAAGGTGATACAGAGGAAGATTTTTCTTATCTGAGCGAATTAATATTGTATCACTGACTCCAGTATGTAGATACCCTAATTTCTCCATGGATGTGCAAAACAGCTCAGGCAAAAAAACACCAAAATCTGTGCCCTTCTTTCTTTCCATATCCCAAAGTTCCTTCCAGTCTTTACCTCCAGTAAAATCCTCTATTGAAACATGTGTGTCTTCTGCATACTTAACTACATTTCTGTGAGCATCCATATAGGATGGAATGAGAATTAGAAAATCGACATATTTACTTGAAAGCTCTTTAATTACCTGAAAATTGAAATTATCTATCTTATATGGGTCTATAAAACAGAACGAAAGAACCGTATGAGCCGAGCTGTGCATTGGAATTTCTGAAATTATCCTATCGATATGTTCAGTTACATCGCCGTGTATGTATTTTGCATTTATATCTGGATGCCTTGTACTTACTCTTTGCATTAATGCCTTGAGTTTGGATTCGTTCTGTTCGCAGAAGATATACTTGTCGAACTTATCAGGAATATCAAGGGCAAGCAGTGGTGATGCTGGAACTATTATTGAGCTTTCTCTTATTTTCGCACAGCCAGCGCCGGCAAATAGGTCAATATATATTCTTTCATGCCATTTGTTTTTCATCCCAGTTGTAAACATTTTTGCATAATTCCAGACCAAACGATACTTCCGCTCTGCCCAAGACCCAACCTCAGGGGTAAGCAAACCATCATCAGTCAACTGTGGAAGCTTTTCTAACATTACGTTTCCTCTAACCTTGTCCTGTTGCAACCATCGACGCTATCTATGAATCTCAAGCTAGTATGCTCGAAAAATGACAAAAAGGGAAGACCTTAAGGGGATTCAAACATGTCGACTTCAGGGCGTAAGCTTGTCCTGCAGATTCTTACGAGTGGTCCTCAGGCTCTAAGTCAAGAAAATTCTGGTGATTTTAAAATGGTAATTTATGTTATCTTCATCCACCCTAAATGTGATTGTGTAGGTGAAAGTCATCACGCCATCCGGTCTATCGCGGGCGCTCCTGCTCGCAAGAACTAGAAGAAACCCGCTC
Encoded here:
- a CDS encoding phage Gp37/Gp68 family protein, whose protein sequence is MAQSSRIEWTGTTWNPVTGCTKFSEGCMHCYAERMARRLHGAGNRRYRNGFKVTLHQDLVESPLKWKKPRLIFVNSMSDLFHKDVPLSFIKDVFRTMNKTDQHIYQIVTKRSVRLAQLADRLEWTPNIWMGVTVESNRHLSRVEDLCTVRARVKFLSLEPLLSDFPALNLKKIDWIIVGGESGPGARPMQERWVKSIHRHCISQSTPFFFKQWGGVRKKETGRTFKGRTWDEMPSFIESQTHLAL
- the tcmP gene encoding three-Cys-motif partner protein TcmP, with the protein product MLEKLPQLTDDGLLTPEVGSWAERKYRLVWNYAKMFTTGMKNKWHERIYIDLFAGAGCAKIRESSIIVPASPLLALDIPDKFDKYIFCEQNESKLKALMQRVSTRHPDINAKYIHGDVTEHIDRIISEIPMHSSAHTVLSFCFIDPYKIDNFNFQVIKELSSKYVDFLILIPSYMDAHRNVVKYAEDTHVSIEDFTGGKDWKELWDMERKKGTDFGVFLPELFCTSMEKLGYLHTGVSDTILIRSDKKNLPLYHLAFFSRHQLGMKYWKESIKYSSDQGELF